The genome window CGTTCGGAGTTTCCAGCAAGGTATCGAGAGTGGGTCGAGGCCAATCGTCGGCGAGTCCATGAGGCCACGAACGGACGAGTGGGCTATGTGCATATCCCCGACATGGGACTGCGGGGCTTTGCGGAGTTTCACCGGCTCTATTTGGTGGAGGTGGAGAGAGACGGGCTGATTGTTGACGTTCGTTTTAACCGGGGAGGTTTCGTCTCGCAGCTCATCATCGAGAAGCTGGCCCGCAAACGCGTTGGGTATGATCTGCAGCGTTGGGGCGCGCCGGAGCCTTATCCCCAGCACTCGGTTGCTGGGCCGATAGTAGCGCTCACCAACCAATGGGCCGGTTCAGATGGCGATATTTTTAGCCATGTGTTCAAGCTGATGAAGCTGGGGCCTCTGATCGGAAAGCGAACTTGGGGAGGCGTCATCGGTATTTGGCCCCGTATGCCTTTAGCAGACGGCACGATTACCACCCAACCGGAGTTTTCGTTCTGGTTTCAGGATGTGGGCTGGCGTGTGGAAAACTACGGCACCGATCCCGATATCGAGGTGGATGTTACGCCGCAAGACTATGTGCAGGGCAAAGACCCTCAACTGGAGAAGGGAATCGAGGTCATCTTGAAGCGTCTTGAGGAATCGCCTCCAATTCGACCCGATTTCAAGGACAAGCCGAAGCTGCCCTTGCCCTCCTGAGCAAAAAGGTGCAACGAGGCGTTTTTCAGCGGACAAACACCCCCAACAACGCCCTTGTTGGGGCGTTTGCATCGGCAGAGCATGATGACCAACTACTTAGCGCTGATAGCAAGCCTCTCGTTTCGCTTGTTCGGGTGCTCCTTTAGTCGCGCACGGTGACGTCCCATATCACCTCACGCAGACCCGGCTGCTGCCGAACAATATGGGTAATATGCTCCATCTCGGCCCGAAGGTCGATATCCGGATGGTTCCGAAGATGTCGGAGCACCCCGGTGAAGTGAACGGTCCCTCCGATAACGTGAATGTTTAACAGTGAGGCGTCCACATAGCGCCGATTCACGAGGGCACGAACCCTCAACATCGCTTCTTTATTAACTGCAGGCATAAGAACCCCCCTTTCGAGGTCTTAGCCTACGCTTCGGCAACGCGCATAGATATTTTATTCTAAAACACGGGCCATTCCTGCTTATCATGCTCTGGGAGGCAACTTTGTGAGACAAATTCGGAACCATTTGGGTCAGCCAATAGGTGAGGAAGTACCGCAATGGAAGCCACGGCCACGACCGGAACGGGTCTATTTGGAGGGCAACTACGCCCGCCTAGAGCCTCTGCAGGCCTCGAAACATGCCGACGCACTCTACAGAGCCAACTCGCTTGACGCTCAGCAGGCGTTATGGACCTATCTGCCTTACGGTCCCTTTCCAAATCAAGAAAGCTACTTCGGTTGGGTAAAGGAGATGAGTGAGAGGCAAGACCCCCTCTTCTTTGCCGTTGTAGATCGGGAGATCAGCCGAGCGGTTGGGGTGGCGGCCTACCTGCGAATCGAGCCTGAACATGGGTGCCTTGAGGTTGGACATATCTGTTATTCTCCCTTGTTACAAGACAGGCCGGCGGGAACGGAGGCGATGTATCTCCTGATGCGCTACGTTTTTGAGGAGCTAGCCTATCGGCGGTATGAGTGGAAATGCGATGCTCTTAATGAACCCTCACGCCGAGCGGCGCAACGCCTCGGATTCTCTTTTGAAGGAGTGTTTCGGCAAGCCTGCGTGGTGAAGGGGCGCAATAGAGATACGGCTTGGTACGCGATGATAGATAAGGACTGGCCGGCGCTGAAAACGGCGTATGAACGCTGGCTAAGCCCAGACAACTTCGACGCCAATGGAGTTCAGAAGGAGCGGCTTTCTCTGTTAACGGCACCTCTGTTGCGGCGGGATATACAAGAGCTCTCTGAAGAGTTATCGTGCAGCAGACTTAGTGCAGCAAAACATCGAGCAGCACGAAACCGAACAAAGTGACGCTTACCCAACCGTTGAGAGTAAAGAAGGCCAAATTCACACGACGAATGTCGTCTGGTTTTACCAAGCTCTGTTCGTAGAAAATAAGAGCAGCCACAACGATCAGCCCTAAGAAGTAGAGGAGGTGGAGGCCACAAAGACGGCCTACCACAAGCAAGAGCAGCAGCATGGTGGCGTGCATAAGGCGAGAAACCGTGAGGGCGCCGGCTTTGCCGATGCGTTTTGGTAGGGAGTGAAGCGGGGCTTGAAGGTCAAACTCGTAGTCTTGGAGGGCGTAGATAATATCAAAGCCGCCGATCCAGAGCATCACCGTGAGCCATAGGAGGATAGGGGGCCAGGCAAAGGAGCCGGTTACAGCGAGCCATGCGCCGATAGGTGCGATGCCGGTGGCCATGCCCAGAAAAAAGTGGCAGAGGGAGGTGAAGCGTTTGGTATAGGAGTATCCTAACGTGAAGAGGAGGGCGACGGGAGAGAGCAGGAGGCAAAGGCGATTAAGCTGTGCGGCTGCTAGTACGAAAAGGCTTATGGTGAGCAGAAGAAAGACGACGACTTGGGCGTGCGAAAGCAGCCCTCGCGGTAGATGCCGATTGGCCGTGCGAGGGTTTTGAGCATCGAAGTCGGCATCTACAAGCCGGTTGAAGGCCATGGCGGCGCTGCGGGCTCCTACCATGGCCACCAAAATCCATAGGATGGTATGGGCCGATAGACCTGAGCGGGTTTGGTGAGCGGCCAACAGCATGCCGATAAGCGCGAACGGCAGTGCGAAGATGGTATGTTCGAACTTAACAAGTTCAAGATAGAGCTTGGCACGGTGGAAAAGGGCGGTCATGGATGAACTACTCCTCCACAAGCTGCCATTGCGGCACGATATCTTGATCGATTCCGAGTTGCTGGAGGATGCGCGCCACCACGAAGTCGGCAAGCTCCTCCACGGTTTTCGGATGGTGGTAGAAGCCGGGGGCTGCTGGCAAAACCACCGCGCCGGCCTCGGCTAACTGGGTAAAGGTGCGTAGATGAACGAGTGACCAAGGCGTTTCACGCGGCACAAGAACGAGCTTTCGCCGCTCTTTCAGGCACACATCGGCGGCGCGCGTCAGCAGATCGTCGCTAATGCCGTGGGCGATGCGTGCCGCGGTTCCCATGGAGCAGGGCACGATGACCATGCCGTCGTGGCGAAAAGAGCCGCTGGCCGGTGGGCTAAAGTACTCTTTAGGGGAAAGCAGCTGCAGCACCTTGGCGGAAGCCTTTGGAAAGAGGGCTGCAAACTCTTGCGCATTCGAGAAATGAAGATCCATCTCCACAGCCATGATCTGACGGGCCTGTTCCGATAGAATAACGTAGATCCTCTCATAATGTCGGATGGCCTCACAGAGAAAGCGATAGGCATAAATGGCGCCACTCGCCCCGGTAATTCCCACGACAAGCTTTTTGGTAGAGAACGTTGGGTTCACTTGACGGCGCCACCCCGTAGACGCTGATAGGCTTCACGAGCGCGTTGAGGGTCGCATCCAAGAAAGGCGCGTACGATGCGTTGTCCCCCTTTACGGTGCGCGATGGTGCGGATGGCCTCACAAAGGAGGATGCGGTCGTGCAACACGAGGCGGCGTTCGCAGTCCTCACAGGTAAAAAGTGAGCGTGAGGCCACAATGCCCGCTGGATCTCGGCGTATAGGGTCAAGAGCACGTACGGTTCCTGTGTAAAGGGCTACGTAGGTATAGGGATAGGGGTAGCTCCGCCCCGGTAGTTTTTCTGTGCACTCGATGCGGATGCCGGCAAATAGCTCGAAGTCTGGGTTCAAATGGGCACAAGCCTCCTCATAAGCTTCCCGTAGCATGGCCTGATCCAGCGTCTCGTCGGGTTCAAGCCGACCTCCAGGAAATCCGAAGACGCCGCGGCGATCACAGACTACGAGCACACGGCCACCGTGAAACGCCACAAAGTGTACCGAGGTAACAGGGGCATCCATCGGCAGTTGGCAGCATTGAAAAGCGGTGAGGCGCACAGGCTGTGCTCCCCACTTTGTCTCAATTTCAAAAAGGGTTCTTCTCTCCTCCATCTTACTTAAAGTCCTAATTTAGGCCAGAGCGCGTCTATCTGCGCTTTTATCTCTTGGCTCATCTCGATGACATCGGGCCATTCGCGATGAAACCCTTCCTGAGGTCCCTTGCGCGTGCAGTCGAATCCGATTTTCGAGCCGAACCCTAAAGCGCGAGAGGCATGGTCGAGAACGTCCACCGGCCCACGCACGAGACACATGTCACGCTCGGGGTCTATATTGTTGCCAATTCTCCAAAGGCATTCGCTGATGTCTTGCACGTTGACATCGGCATCGAAGACAAAGATCATCTTCGTAAACATCGCCTGTCCTAGCCCCCAGAGGGCATGCATCACCTTGAAGGCATGTCCAGGGTAGCGCTTGCGGATGGACACGAAGGCTATGTTATGAAATACGCCTTCCACAGGCAGGTTGATATCAACAATTTCCGGCAGGTTTAGGCGCAGCAGGGGCAAGAAAAGACGCTCTGTGGCTTTGCCGAGCCAAGCATCCTCTTTCGGTGGGCGTCCAACTACGGTACATGGATAGACCGGGTTCCTTCGATGGGTAATGGCGGTGACATGAAACACCGGATAGAGATCGGCCAAAGAGTAGTAGCCTGTGTGGTCGCCGAAAGGGCCTTCCATACGCCTCTCTTGAGGGTCAATCCAACCTTCGATCACGATCTCTGCATCTTCTGGCACCTCAAGAGCGACGGTTTTTGCGGGCACCAAGGTAACCGGCTTTTTCCGGAGGAACCCGGCAAAAAGGAGCTCATCTAGGCCTGGAGGCAGAGGGGCTGTGGCCGCGTAGGTGAGGGCTGGGTCTCCGCCAAGCACTACGGCTGCCTGGATAGGGCGCTTCTGGAGGGCAGCAGCACGTTCATGCTCCGCGCCCACTTTATGCATCTGCCAATGCATGCCGGTGGTGCAACGGTCGTAGACCTGTACACGATACATGCCCACGTTGCGGCGGCCTGTTTGTGGATCGTGGGTGAAGACCAGCGGTAAGGTAATGGTGCGCCCGCCATCTTGGGGCCAACAGTGCAGAATAGGTAGGCGAAAAAGGTCTACCTGATCGCCCGTTGTGACGACCTCTTGGCAACGCCCAGGCCCTTTGGCATGTCGAGGCGGAATTTTGGCCAGCACACCCAATTTGGGGGCCAGCTCTCGCATGGCCTGCAGTTTACCGCTGGGCACCTCCGTTTTTAGGAGGGCTTCGATCTCGCAGGCGATATCCTCCAGGTCGGCGGCCCCTAGCGCCAGCGACATGCGTTTTCGCGAGCCGAAAACGTTGATAGCTACCGGAATATCGCTGCCAACAGGGTTTTCGATGAGAAGCGCAGGCCCGCCACCGGGTTGACGCATAACGCGATCGGCTACCTCGGTGATCTGCAGGTAGGGATCGAGAGGCTCCTTTATGCGTTTAAGTTCACCCATCTTTTCGAGGTAGGCAAGAAAGTCTTGAAAATCGGTGTAGGCCACCCCTCTATCCCCCTTATATGTCAGTCGCTAATGTTATATACGTTTATCGAAATTATACCCTGTCCCCTTGCTCGAACTTTTTAGAGGGAAAATCGAATTTGAAGCAGAAACTAACGTAGAGATGGGCAACCAAGCCCACTCGTTTTAGAAAAGGTGAACTTCCAGATGTCGACAGAAGATAGTTTCAGACAGTTCCTTCAACAGCATCTTGTCGTGATAGAACCTCTCTCCTGTGAGGCCGCGAGAGCCTCTTGGGAGATGCAGACGACGGGAAGTCCAGAAGCCATGGAGCGTGCCCGCAAGCTGCGCACAGAGCTGGCGTTGATCTACGCCGATAAAGAGACCTATCGCTATCTCAAAGAGCTACCGGTGGAGGCACTCTCCGACCCGCTTCTGAAACGTCAGCATACGCTACTGCTTCACGCCTATCTCAGTCGGCAAGGCGATGAGGAGACTTTGAAGGAGATCGTGGCTTTAGAGGTCGAGATAGCGGACATTTATAACCACCATCGGGCACGGCTGCGTGGACAAGAGGTGAGCGATAATGAGTTAGAGCAGATCCTGATTCACTCGCGAGATGAGGCGCTTCGCAAAGAGGCCTGGGAAGCCAGTAAACAGGTTGGCGCTGCAGTGGCCGACCGGATTCGCCGGCTAGTGGCTCTCCGCAACCAAGAGGCTCAAAAGCTGGGCTACCCAAACTATTACACGTTGCGCATCGAGTTACAGGAGATCGATTTGCAGTGGCTCGATGCGTTAATGGAGGAGCTAACCCGTCTTTCCGAGCCGCTTTGGAACCTCTACCGCGACGCGCTCGATGAGCAACTGGCAAAGCGTTACGGCGTTCCTCCTGAAGCGATTCGCCCGTGGCATCACGCGAACCGTTTCTTTCAGGCGCCAGAGCCTAGCGGTTTAAACCTAGACCCCTATTTTGCCGACAAGAACTTGGAGGCGATCACAGCGCGCTTTTATGCCGATATCGGGTTGCCAATCGAAGACATCTTGGCACGCTCCGATCTCTATGAACGTGCAGGAAAATGCCAACACGCTTTCTGCACGGATATCGATCGGCGTGGCGATATCCGTGTGTTATGCAATTGCCGGCCTAATGCACGATGGATGAACACCATGTTGCACGAATTCGGCCATGCCGCTTACGATAAATATATCTCTCCGGAGCTGCCCTACCTGTTGCGACGCCCTGCGCACACCATGACCACCGAAGCGATGGCGCTGTGGGCGGGAAGCAGAATCCATCAGCCGGAATGGCTCACGACGTATGCAAATGTGCCGGTGCAGACGGCAGAGACCATAGGCCAAAATGCCCGCATCTATGAGGCTCAGAGCCTGTTGGTGTTTATGCGTTGGTGTTTGGTGATGTATCACTTTGAGCGAGCCCTTTATGAAAACCCAGAGGGCGATCTGAACACGCTTTGGTGGGATTTAGTAGAGCGATATCAGCGCGTGAGGCGGCCGGAGGGACGCGATGCACCAGATTGGGCGGCGAAAATTCATGTCGCTACCGCCTCTGTTTACTATCATAACTACCTTTTAGGGCATCTCATTGCAGCACAGGTGGAGAAGCAACTGGAGGAGCTGGGCTGTGCCTCTACGTTCAATCCGGCGTTAGGAGACTACCTACGAGAGAGACTCTTTGCGCCGGGAGCGCTCTGGCCATGGGAAGAGTGGCTTCGAAGGGCGACAGGTGAACCTCTGAATCCTCACTACTTTGTGCAACAGTTACAGGAGGCTATTCAAAATTGAAGATCACGCAGATAAGCACCTATCTCACGGAGCCACGCTGGGTTTTTGTGAAGGTCTCGACGGATGAAGGGATTGAAGGGTGGGGAGAGTGTTTGGGCGATAAGGCCTTTGTGGTGGCTGAGGCCGTCCGTAGTTACGAACATGCGCTGATCGGTCAAGACCCCTTCCGGATCACCCATCATTGGCAGAGCCTCTATCGAGGGGCCTTTTGGCGGGGTGGCCCCATCCTTTGCGCGGCCATTTCGGGTCTTGAAATGGCTTTGTGGGATATTTTGGGGAAGGCGCTGAACGTGCCGGTTTGGCAGCTGCTTGGAGGAGCGGTACGCGACAGGATACGAATGTACAGTCGACCGCATGGCGCAACACCGGAGCAGTTGGCCAAAAGTGCAAAGGATGTGGTAGCGCGCGGATATACCGCCATGAAGTTCTGCCCTTTCGAGAAGGTACATGTGCTAGATCACTATCAGTTAGTGGAAGAGGCGGCGGCGCGCGTTCAGGCGGTGCGCGAGGCCGTAGGAGACAGCATAGATATTTTGCTGGACTTTCATGGAAGGGTAAGTCCAGCCATGGCTGTGCTGATGGAGGAGGCCATGCGTCCGTATCATCCGCTGTTTATTGAGGAGCCTGTTTTGCCGGAAAATGTGGACGCGTTGGCGCGGGTGGCAGCGCAATGCAAGACACCCATCGCGACCGGCGAGCGGCTTTTCACGCGTTGGGGTTTTCGGGAGGTATTGGAGAAAGGGGCTGCTGCCGTGTTGCAGCCAGATCCCTGCATCTGCGGCGGCCTTTGGGAGACACGCCAGATTGGGAGTATGGCGGAGGTCTACTATGCCGCCCTAGCTCCCCATAATCCCTACGGCCCACTTAACCTTGCAGCGAGCCTGCAGGTAGATGCTTGCACTCCTAACTTTCTTGTGCAGGAGTTCGTAGACTCCATTGGGTTAGGTGCGGGGGTGTTGAAGCAGCCTTTTATCGTAGAGAACGGGTACATCGCCGTGCCTCAAGGCCCCGGCTTGGGCGTGGAGCCGGACGAGGAGTGGTTACGGATGCATCCTCTTAAGCCAAAGCCGGACCCAGGCCGATGGTTTCATGAGGATGATGGCTCTATGGCCGACTGGTAGTAATATCTCCGGCAACGGTTCCCTTTCAGGATGGATTGGAGGCGGACGAGTCGGCCGATGGAGAGGCTGATGCTAATTCGCGGGCGAGGTTATCGGCAAGATGTCGCCATTGGCTGTGCGGATAGCGCTGCTGAAACAGGGCAATGAGCTGCTGTGCCTCCTCATGGTGGTGGAGATAGCGAGCACAGAGGGCTGCAGCTTTCAGCAGTGCCGTCTCTGCCTCAGGGCTATGGAGATTCTCTTGGGCCACCTGGCGAAAAAGCGTTAGGGCCTCCGTAAGGTGCTCTCCCTCCTCGAGGGCGC of Chthonomonas calidirosea T49 contains these proteins:
- a CDS encoding GNAT family N-acetyltransferase — protein: MRQIRNHLGQPIGEEVPQWKPRPRPERVYLEGNYARLEPLQASKHADALYRANSLDAQQALWTYLPYGPFPNQESYFGWVKEMSERQDPLFFAVVDREISRAVGVAAYLRIEPEHGCLEVGHICYSPLLQDRPAGTEAMYLLMRYVFEELAYRRYEWKCDALNEPSRRAAQRLGFSFEGVFRQACVVKGRNRDTAWYAMIDKDWPALKTAYERWLSPDNFDANGVQKERLSLLTAPLLRRDIQELSEELSCSRLSAAKHRAARNRTK
- a CDS encoding UbiA-like polyprenyltransferase, which gives rise to MTALFHRAKLYLELVKFEHTIFALPFALIGMLLAAHQTRSGLSAHTILWILVAMVGARSAAMAFNRLVDADFDAQNPRTANRHLPRGLLSHAQVVVFLLLTISLFVLAAAQLNRLCLLLSPVALLFTLGYSYTKRFTSLCHFFLGMATGIAPIGAWLAVTGSFAWPPILLWLTVMLWIGGFDIIYALQDYEFDLQAPLHSLPKRIGKAGALTVSRLMHATMLLLLLVVGRLCGLHLLYFLGLIVVAALIFYEQSLVKPDDIRRVNLAFFTLNGWVSVTLFGFVLLDVLLH
- a CDS encoding UbiX family flavin prenyltransferase — translated: MNPTFSTKKLVVGITGASGAIYAYRFLCEAIRHYERIYVILSEQARQIMAVEMDLHFSNAQEFAALFPKASAKVLQLLSPKEYFSPPASGSFRHDGMVIVPCSMGTAARIAHGISDDLLTRAADVCLKERRKLVLVPRETPWSLVHLRTFTQLAEAGAVVLPAAPGFYHHPKTVEELADFVVARILQQLGIDQDIVPQWQLVEE
- a CDS encoding NUDIX hydrolase produces the protein MEERRTLFEIETKWGAQPVRLTAFQCCQLPMDAPVTSVHFVAFHGGRVLVVCDRRGVFGFPGGRLEPDETLDQAMLREAYEEACAHLNPDFELFAGIRIECTEKLPGRSYPYPYTYVALYTGTVRALDPIRRDPAGIVASRSLFTCEDCERRLVLHDRILLCEAIRTIAHRKGGQRIVRAFLGCDPQRAREAYQRLRGGAVK
- a CDS encoding menaquinone biosynthesis decarboxylase, with the protein product MAYTDFQDFLAYLEKMGELKRIKEPLDPYLQITEVADRVMRQPGGGPALLIENPVGSDIPVAINVFGSRKRMSLALGAADLEDIACEIEALLKTEVPSGKLQAMRELAPKLGVLAKIPPRHAKGPGRCQEVVTTGDQVDLFRLPILHCWPQDGGRTITLPLVFTHDPQTGRRNVGMYRVQVYDRCTTGMHWQMHKVGAEHERAAALQKRPIQAAVVLGGDPALTYAATAPLPPGLDELLFAGFLRKKPVTLVPAKTVALEVPEDAEIVIEGWIDPQERRMEGPFGDHTGYYSLADLYPVFHVTAITHRRNPVYPCTVVGRPPKEDAWLGKATERLFLPLLRLNLPEIVDINLPVEGVFHNIAFVSIRKRYPGHAFKVMHALWGLGQAMFTKMIFVFDADVNVQDISECLWRIGNNIDPERDMCLVRGPVDVLDHASRALGFGSKIGFDCTRKGPQEGFHREWPDVIEMSQEIKAQIDALWPKLGL
- a CDS encoding M2 family metallopeptidase, which gives rise to MSTEDSFRQFLQQHLVVIEPLSCEAARASWEMQTTGSPEAMERARKLRTELALIYADKETYRYLKELPVEALSDPLLKRQHTLLLHAYLSRQGDEETLKEIVALEVEIADIYNHHRARLRGQEVSDNELEQILIHSRDEALRKEAWEASKQVGAAVADRIRRLVALRNQEAQKLGYPNYYTLRIELQEIDLQWLDALMEELTRLSEPLWNLYRDALDEQLAKRYGVPPEAIRPWHHANRFFQAPEPSGLNLDPYFADKNLEAITARFYADIGLPIEDILARSDLYERAGKCQHAFCTDIDRRGDIRVLCNCRPNARWMNTMLHEFGHAAYDKYISPELPYLLRRPAHTMTTEAMALWAGSRIHQPEWLTTYANVPVQTAETIGQNARIYEAQSLLVFMRWCLVMYHFERALYENPEGDLNTLWWDLVERYQRVRRPEGRDAPDWAAKIHVATASVYYHNYLLGHLIAAQVEKQLEELGCASTFNPALGDYLRERLFAPGALWPWEEWLRRATGEPLNPHYFVQQLQEAIQN
- the dgoD gene encoding galactonate dehydratase, translated to MKITQISTYLTEPRWVFVKVSTDEGIEGWGECLGDKAFVVAEAVRSYEHALIGQDPFRITHHWQSLYRGAFWRGGPILCAAISGLEMALWDILGKALNVPVWQLLGGAVRDRIRMYSRPHGATPEQLAKSAKDVVARGYTAMKFCPFEKVHVLDHYQLVEEAAARVQAVREAVGDSIDILLDFHGRVSPAMAVLMEEAMRPYHPLFIEEPVLPENVDALARVAAQCKTPIATGERLFTRWGFREVLEKGAAAVLQPDPCICGGLWETRQIGSMAEVYYAALAPHNPYGPLNLAASLQVDACTPNFLVQEFVDSIGLGAGVLKQPFIVENGYIAVPQGPGLGVEPDEEWLRMHPLKPKPDPGRWFHEDDGSMADW